The sequence GGAGTCCATGTCTGGAGCCAGGTCTGAGAAGTTGGAGGCAGGCTGGAGACCGCAGTACATCCTCCAGCGGTTGTAGCCGCCCACGCCGTGGTCTCTCCCACGCTGGATGTTCAGAGACACTAGATCTAGGCCGAAATGATCAGTGCCACGAAACAGCTTCCCGGAGACCTATGGGCACGTGGCATGAATTTTAATTACCAGATAAAACTGACACTTTCAACTGATGTTATTCCCTTATGAAGCCCTAAAAGTTGATTTTCACAGCCGAATCCTTTGTTCATCTTTGCAATACATACACCACACGTATAATACACATATACACGTATCACTATTACAACAGAAATCTACAGCAACACCCACCTGAGTTGAGAAAAAGGTATCAACAGCTGCAGCACTTTGCGAGGTCTCCCCTCTCACGAGGTTGGCCATGCTGCCCTCGTCGTAGAGAGCAAAAGGTTGGAAGAGGAGTGTGTTCAACTGCAGGAACTGTATGTTCTTACCCGCACCATCGATGTTCTGTACCAGGCCCTGAAGGAGAACAATGTCATAGGTCATTACAAACCTGGCAAACAAGTCTGCAGATATACACCACTTTTGGGACGGATGGAGAGATTTATTTCTGCTAATGCAATTTATGTGAAACTAATGGATGATGGAAGGCTTCAATTTTCTGAGAATCTACAGGGAAGGCAGTGATGAACTGGCATTAAATCATTGCAAAGTCCTCCCAAGAGATGATAATACCTGCAATAAATATCCTATAATTTCGGTTTAAAGAGATTAGACATGGCTGAAGTACTACAAATCAAACACTTTCAACCATTACCAGCCAACTTATAGTTAGATACATCCAACCATCTACAGGACCATTATAAGTGCAAGATCGCACCGCCAACTGATTAAATTGAAGATTTATATAGAGGACTGAGCATATATAATAGTAAAACAAAATGAATTCTGAAAGTGCTCGGATTAATTTAGTTAAATTTCACTATGTGGATCAtgcatggtatatatatatatatatatatatatatatatatatatatatatatatatatatatatatatatatatatatatatatatatatatatatatatataatgtgaaatCTGCTAATATGTATTCACTACCGCCAGAGATGTTGAGCGAAATACATTTGGCTCAATAAAGTTGCAAAATGAAGGTCTATAGAGTAAAATTTACAGTTTCCTTACCATGTGAGGCCGAACGCAAGATaccttgtgggggaggggggggaggtgcccTTTATGTTGGTAAAATTATATTTCAGCCATACCTACTATTGCACCTCGGCTTTTCATAGGGGCTATTTTGCACCTCCTGCAAAATGCCTAAAATCCTAATATCATTACATAAGTCAAGCATCCTAACGTAATATGGGGTCGAAGAAAAGTTATTTGAGGGCGAGAAAGAGAGGAAGGTGGCATAGAAGGCGGCTTATGAAGAGCGCGGTAGGGCAACGCTGACCAACTTAAGCTTACTTGTATCTGGCTGTGGCCGAAGCGGAAGGCAGCAGCTGCGAACTCGTTAGCTATGCCGGGGTGTACGAGTTCATCGTAGTCCGTGACCTGGGTGCCTTCAGACTGCGGACTCAGCTCGAGGTACTTCATGAAGTTAggtcctgtgggggggggggtgaagttgGGTATTCTGATCACATGGATCTGTCTGTATACAGCAACAATTTAGCAAGCACAGTTTTCAATAATGCAACAGTTACAATTGACTTGAATCATTTATATTCTTGTGAGCACTAATAAGTTCTCTTGCTGGAGCTACTGGAACACACTATTACTAACATTATTATATTTATGTGAAGTTAATTTTCGTTTCAGCTCAAATTATCAATTAAGTAAAACAATAGCAAGACAAATGATGCTAAATTGTAATTTCCAGAGGGATAAATTAGCCGGCACAGAGGCCTGTGATTGATGCGACCCTTGGGACCGGCGGAGTGAGCAACAACCGCCCGTCTCCCTGCTCATGTATTCATACACCCTCAAACACACCTAgagtcaaatgaacaaatccacaagggccgtgacgagacgataaggcagtgtctgggatgctcccggacgcaggttcgaatcctcgtcacgacccttgtggatttgttcatttgatgcatcacgttagtgtgatctctgtgtgtgacacCTAGAGTCCTTTGAAGAGAAACATTCCAAGGTCCATTCCCCACACACTGCGGCCACTCAAAATACTTCTCTAGACACTTGCACGCGCACCTAGCAGGCTGGGGACGTATTCGTTGTAGGTGATGTGTTGAAGCTGGGCCACCACGATCCTCCGAGACTCCTGGAAGAGCCTCTCGTCATCCCAGTCCGGGTTGAGATCCTTGAGCTCGATggcgagggtgttgtggtggcgggcCCACACTGTGTGTAGCGTCGTCAGCAGGATCTGCTCGTTGACCCTAGCGTCTCCTATAGCCGGGAAAGAAGCGGCCACAATGAAAATtaccaatgagaaaatcagtagaagccatgatgaggattcgaacctgcacactgggttACTCCCGAGTATACACCCTAACACACGACATTCTCAAAGGCAATGAAACCTGGGATTAAACCTAATCACGTTAATGTTATTTATCTCTGCATAAATTAATGTTATTTATCTCTGCATAAATCATAAACCAAAAGCGTTGCAAGTAGAACTCctacaccaccttacctaccttgagtgTATGCGACCTTGAGTGTATGCGactacagccagagtgcatgcagCCAATGCATGAAACATCTGACTTTGCTTCAGGGAAAGTCTCAGGAACCCTAGAGGATTGAGTTCAATCCTAGGTTTCATTACTTTAAAGCGATGTGGTAGACGAGTTGATTAGGGCTTAGAACATATACTCGAGAGTACCCAGTGTGTGCAGGTACAAATCCTCATGGCCGTCTACCTattctcattgatgcatcacgttaacaGTGTTTCCACCCACGGGGTATTTAAGGTCAAATTTGTGAGGCTATTCTATAGTGTATTAAACAATTACCTTCTATCAAACCGCTAAGGTCTGACGACCTGCATGTTTACATTGACCATACAGTCAACAGGACACACTGCAGCAGTCTGTTGCTTTCCTAGCAATACTTGTACCCAGACTATCAGTGTAAAGGTAAACAATTAGCTTGTACTGTTACTGTTAGTTTAGCTAACTAGTTGTAGCCGTGCTACAGCTTATCACTAAAGTCCACAAGAATAATTATGACTATCTGCTcttcaaatattttaaaatccTCCGGGAAGACAGACATCAAGAAGCACACTCTTAACCTGCTCGCTCCACAGAATAAAGTGTTTAGAATCTCTTCACGTGGATATCATCTCAAACATAATGGCATAGCAGCCAGATTAGCATGCACCAAAGATAAAATTTAACTAGACTTTGCAATTTGTTTATACATTCAGGTGTGGTAGTGGAACAATCACGGCCACAGGACAAAGCAATAGTAAACACTCCTCTTATTTATATCTGACAATATATGCGGGAAAATGTATATAGGCAGCACAAAACTTGTGTAATAATTGCTAAATCAGGTTTGAGTGCCATTACCCGCCGCACTCCAAGTGAAAACTACAATGATTGAATTCCCAGACACTCCTGAGACCTGCAGCTATGAGGTACTTAAAGCACTGTAATTACTGTATCCACTCGTGTTCTTAAGAATATCCTCATGATCCGTTAACAAAATGACCAGTGTAGGCTGCCCATTACATGACCGAGATGGGAATTTAGTGTAACCAGACAAGGGCTTCACACAAACAATATAACCCTTCATATATAGTGAAGGGTAGCTGCATAAATGTGTATGTACCCATGTTAATAGTAATTAAAGTGTGGCCAGCGCCTGAACCCCTTGGACGGGACGCACGCCGCCCCTCCTCCTACAGCTGCCCCCGGCCTGGTGAGCTTACCCGAGGTGAAGCAGAACCTGTCGTAGGAGTACTGGTCCTGGGTGTTGCAGCCGTCTTGAGGCTCCTTGGACGGCGGCAGCAGCTCCCTCCCGTCCAGCGTCACCTGCCACCAGGAAGAGACGGCCACAGTGACCCACATGACGGAACAGGAAGGCAACAAAAATAATAGACATCGTACAATATTAAAGGCGCCGATGCTTCCAAAACGTCCGGATATCTGGACAGTAGTTCATAGCACCATGTACATATTTATCCAATATTAAAAGCTTGCAATGAACATTTTCAATAAAAGGTAACAGATCCATATAACATCAAGACAACATATTGATTTTAAAATGCTGAACGTTCAAGGGTTGGTCAGAGGCACTGGGGATTATGAGCAGTGGATGGGGGGATTAGGGCATTGGGATTACAGAAGCAAGTATGGGATGTTGAATAATTACCACGTAACACTTAATTAACACACTAtctttgaaaaaacttagaatgaaCCACGGAACACCTTTGGGATGGGTCAGGGAAAATGCTGACGGATCAAGGAACAAGTGGTGCAGGATCCCAGGAGGTCAGTACCTGTGACCGTAGGAGACCATCCTGGAAGGTGCGCAGAGCGCCAAGCTGCTGGTCGTTGGCACCATAGATGACCGAACCATCCAGGAAAGCTGTCTGCTGGTTCAACTGCTCTCGGGGGCCTATATGTAAATATGATTAATTTACTACTAAACTAGGATATAAAGCAGAGAATAAAGAATAAAAATAAACCTCTTTACGAAACTTATAAATGACAATGTAGACTAAAACAGGTCATATAGCACGAGGAAGACCCTCCAAGGGCAGTAAAGAACACAGGAAGATAACCCACCGAAGTGACACTTGGGTGCCGGGGCCGAGCGGGTGAACTCCATGCACGTCTGGCTGAAGGCGGAGAAGAAGAGGTCGTCGGCCGGGATAGAAATTGGCGCGCACTCCGGGTGGAGGAGTGACGGCAGCTGAAGAACTTGCTCAGAGCAACACGGGATACTCTGCCCACCTGAACCTGAAGCACGAGACTGAGGTGAGAACCTGAAGCACGAGACTGAGGTGAGAACCTGAAGCACGAGACTGAGGTGAGAACCTGAAGCACGAGACTGAGGTGAGGACCTGAAGCACGAGACTGAGGTGAGGACCTGAAGCACGAGACTGAGGTGAGAACCTGAAGCACGAGAATGAGGTGAGGACCTGAAGCACGAGACTGAGGTGAGGACCTGAAGCACGAGACTGAGGTGAGGACCTGAAGCACGAGACTGAGGTGAGGACCTGAAGCACGAGACTGAGGTGAGAACCTGAAGCACGAGAATGAGGTGAGGACCTGAAGCACGAGACTGAGGTGAGAACCTGAAGCACGAGACTGGCGATCTCTTGGATCAGTATATGAATATTCCAGCCCATCTTCATTAACAATGGTCAAATGCTCACTAATACAGCCTTCAAAGCCTTGTTTATGCAGCCCCTCCTCTCGagcgttcacaacgtcactaaactgatgtactaaattgcctggCCCAAACCTGCCCGAagtcccacgaatagaaaacgggacatcatgtCAATTTTGCGGGCCGCTGTGGTTTTAGTACAGCAGTTAGTTATTGGCCTTAGAGCCgtcacgtcaaaatgcgatgtactttTCCAAACGCCGGGTTGCTTATGAATGAAGAGCATTTTAGAAATGATTTGATTGATAATGTTCTCGATTTTTTCCCGAACAGTGCTTTGCTCCCTGTGTTCGAATCGCATTTCTAAATGATTCACTGACGCAATGCAAATACAAATAGTTTCCAAATAAATCAGAGCACCTAACATAGGCCTAATTATATACAAAATTATAATGTAAATTTTTATCAAGATTTTTTGGTTACACATTACGTTAAAATTAGGAAATGCatctttgatgtgtgtgtgtcagagtttAGCAACACAGAGCTTGAGGATGGGTTGGATATGTCAATACTCTCGTGCTTATCCTATTCATGCCAGAAACAAACCTTTAAAGTCCAGTAATTATGACATATGCATCCCAGCCTCCGACTAAGACAACACGTGCCAGCCTGTGGTACAATATACTGCACTACTGGCTGCGCCGGTCAACTTTATGGACTCGCGACTAATGATACTAAATGTTTAAATTGTCTCAGTTTTTATCATTGTCAATAGTATACAATGTTAACCGTTTGGTGCAGTTAACAGTAAACCTAGAGGACATTACCAATATTATCCTTATGTAGCTGCTATATATAAGAAGCAATATCTTTCATGAGCTGCACATGTCCTTTATCAGAATGTGGACTGCTGGGTGTTTACCTACCGGTGCTGTTGGTAATTAGACATACCTTTGGAGAGCGCGGTGAGTGTGATGTCGTGGTCGACAAACTGTCCCCAGgtggtggccaggacggtgtaggACTGTGACTctgccagtttgttgatgtgaacGGTGGTGCTGATCAGCCGCGCGCTCGGCAGCTCCCTCCCGTCCGACGCCATGCGAAATGACGACACACCTGCCGGTGTATTAACTAAATAAAAACAAGTACAATCATGTACAATAACAACAATaaatgactgatgaagattaagccacgcaacaggtggcacgggcatgaatagcccgtaaaaataTCAACGACGTTTTCGCCCCTTATGTACGTGGGTGTATGCGTGtatgcgagtgtgtgtgtatgtgtatgtatgtgtgtgtgtgtgtgtgtgtgtgtgtgtgtgtgtgtgtgtgtgtgtgtgtgtgtgtgtgtgtgtgtgtgtgtgtactcacctagttgtactcacctagttgtgtttgcgggggttgagctctggctctttggtctcgcctctcaaccgtcaatcaacaggtgtacagattcctgagcctatcgggctctatcatatctacatttgaaactgtgtatggagtcagcctccaccacatcacttcctaatgcattccatttactaactactctgacactgaaaaagttctttcttgtgtgtgtgtgtgtgtgtgtgtgtgtgtgtgtgtgtgtgtgtgtgtgtgtgagggtgaggCGGGAGTAACCCAAGTGAGAGACACTTGCACCGTCTCACGACCCCAGGTAAGGTGAGATGGGTTGTGGACGTTAGATGATACTTGGAGAATCCTGATCAAGGCGGGTGGGCGGCTGAGCATCACCTACATATGTATTGTTTTACAGAAAAACGTCTCTTCAGCCGAGAAGTGTGCCTAGCATTTTATAGTTTTCCTGAAAGACCTTCAGTAGTCTCCCGAGCCCTTATGTACTCTCCCTAGGTTTAAAGTACCCTTTAGCACTTTTCTGAGATATTTcatgtcctctctagcattttttACCCATTTCAAATTGTCTACAATTTGCAGACGGTGAGTCACACTAACGTGGCCGAAGATATGAAGACTTAACCACACACCAGACAAGTAGGAGACGATGACGTTtgggtccctcctggaccattatcaagtcgattgtgactattAACAAGTcgataatcgacttgataatggtccaagatggacccaaacgtcgtcgtctcctcatcttctggtgtgtggtttagttttCATATCTTGTCTCCAGTTTATTCCAGTTGTATTCCGTCCCAATACCTTCGTGTCCTATAACAGAAACCAAAAGATTTGGGTCAGACGCTCAAAAGGGATGAAAGTTCCCGTGAAGGCAGGATATAATAGTGTTTGAAAGCGTTTCAGCGCGACTCTACACAGAACACCATCTGCTTGATTACGTTCACTATTATATCTGTCAGTCGTGTACTCTGTCTGTGTGTTATGAGGAGGCTTCCTGGCCCCTGGATGAAGGGGACTTACCGTCACCGTACTCCGGGGGCAGAGCTCGCCTGAAGGGGGTGAAGGAGGCACCCCAGGTAGGATTTTTGAGGTTGTTGCAAGTACCATCGACGCTTCTATATTTGGAAGGGGTGCAGGGGGCGGGAAGCGGTCGTTCCAGGTCCTTTTCACAGTAAGGCGTCGAGGACATGTCCCCCACCCACTGGGTATCTAGTGCCGCTGCCTCCCTCGTCAGGTTCATCCTGCCAACGAAACAAGGATAGAGAAAATTGGGAGCTTCAATAGCAACACAAAATAGTAAATACGAAAATTAATACTATTTTTACATTAGAAATGgatatattttttttagtataAAACTGCTTAGAAGCTTTGGGTAGCTTGCCTGGCCGCTGCTAAGTTTTTCATAGATTTATAGTTAGTGTATGGAGTTGCCGGCAGGTTCTTAGTGTGATGAAATGGTGAATGTTTAAGATTACAActagaacataatatctgattcttTTTATCAGAGATTAAAcgtgaaacaaaatttttaacAACAAAATTAACAATATcgaaataaaaagaaaaacgaATAGATTTAAATATGATGCTACCTGATGTTAAGAGAAGACTATAGAAAACGTGTTTTTATACTAAGAAGCTGTACAAAAAATATGTAATTTTTACAGATATTTGCCATCGTCTTGCTGTTCATTTACACTGCGAAATTAAGGTTAATAAAAAGATATTCTGTAAGACATTGGAATAAGGAAAACTGCAGCCGGCCTTGttgccaatacgaggcagctcctagttATAACCCGCGGGTGATTGGCTTTAAGCCCAACACCTGACAAATACAAAATTTGTCTTGGCAAGTCTCCTTTAATCAGAAAGtcgcaataacggggctgaaaatTAGATACCCATCCCAGACATGTGAAAATAATGGGTGATGACTCTTTGGTCCGTCTCGGACCATTATCAAGGCGTACCTTCTATACAAGTTCTCATTGCCTCCAATTATTGACTCAAGtagttaagtaattatcaaaagaaggcaccaagccgggaaggctatgtagcgcgTGCTGACTGAAGGCAggcaggaactatcaggggaacgcgccaagccattacgactatacagcactgggaaggggtcgggataaggatttggaatgttacggggggaaaggaatagtgcccaaccacttggacggtcggggattgaacgccgaccggcatgaagcgagaccgtcgctctaccgtccagcccaagtgggagACTGAAAGCAGGAGGGAACAACCACACGTCAACGATAATAGAACGAGTTGTTTACTACAAGGATAGACCAACGTTTGTTGTAAGAAGTGTATAATAGTCCATCGAGGTCCTCGACATGCGTACCTGTCTTTGAAGTTGGAGGTGGCCTGCTCCATGAGGTAGCCTAGCCTGGCCATCTTGGTGGCAAGTGGGTCTGTTTTCTTAAAGCTGTGTTGGTGTTTGTAGGCTGGCGAGCCGGGCACCAGGCTCAAGTTCCTCTTGGCCAGGTCCTCCTCCACCAGCGCCTTCTCCTGTTCCTTCGTCGAGCCGTGGGCCAGACTCATCCTGTCATAGACGTAAACCATTCGTACCATGATTTCAGTACCATGAAACATCGTTGATACTAAGTGAATGGCAAGCAAGGGGGCGTTTGACGTAGAGGAACCAATATAGTATTAAATAACTGACAAAGCATCaggcataaaataaaaaaataaagaattGGTGAACGCTGAGTCACAAGTTCGACCGCAGATAAGTTCCCCGGGCAAAGGACATTGAAATAATGTTTTGCCTGCTAGGACATGcccgagacacacacacaacgcctGGGCTCCGTACCTGACGTCTTCGCTGGACCAGTTGGGTAGTTTAGTTGGCCGACGGTTCCAGTTCCAGTTGTCATGGCCAGGGAAGGTAGAGTGGTCGGGAATGGTCCATTCTTCACCGTCAGGGTCGTCGGGGATGAGAGGGTCGTCTGCATACTGCTTTTTGTTGGGGTCATCCGGAGTCATAGTACGACTCCTCTGCCACCGGCGCGTGTACCAGTGCTCGTCTGAAGGAGGGGAAGCAAAGGGAATAAGGAAATGGTTTAGGAAAcaatggaggaagaggaagatggGAAAAAATATAGTGGGACAGAGCTAATGACAGAAATAAATCATTAATCATGTGAATGTGGTCCAAGGGGCCGTCTCCAAGGCTCATACCGAACACTTGAAACCTAAACTTATAGAAAAAAATATTTTCACCAATACAATTCGTCCATTTAGATTGGTCGGTACAGTGGTTGGGTCCTGTTCTATCCCTTCTCctatcctggggccagattcacgaagcagttacgcaagcacctacgaacctgtccctcttttctcaatctttggcggctttgtttacaattattaaacagttaatgagctccgaagcaccaggaggctgtttataacaataacaacagttgaatggaaagttttcacgcttgtaaactgtttaataaatgtaatcaaagctgtcaaagattaaggaaagatgtacacgttcgtaagtacttgcgtaacttgttggtgaatctagcccctggctTTTAGTCTCTCCCGCCTAAGCACTTTTTCGTGATAATGACCAAGGCATCTGTTAGTGGTAGCACTCACCTCTCCTGGGCCAGGGAAGGGCCATGAGCGTGAGAAGGCTGTGGTTGGCAGGTGGTTCAAGAGGCGGGTCCAGCTGGGTGGCGTCCAGTCCGGTGCTGATGAGGATGGACACCATGGCCGCGAAGCTCAGTACCAGAGCCAACCTGCAGTCACGatatgtgatggtggtgggactGCTGCTAGTAGAGTGGTGATACTGGTCCCTATAGATACTGCTGCTAGAGTGGTGAGACTGGTGAGACTGCTGCTAGAGTGGTGATACTGGTGCTAGAGTGGTGAGACTGGTGCTAGAGTGGTGAGACTGGTGCTAGAGTGGTGAGACTGGTGCTAGAGTGGTGAGACTGGTGCTAGAGTGGTGAGACTGGTGCTAGAGTGGTGAGACTGGTGCTAGAGTGGTGATACTGCTGCTAGAGTGGTGATACTGGTGCTAGAGTGGTGATACTGCTGCTAGAGTGGTGATACTGGTGCTAGAGTGGTGATACTGGTGCTAGAGTGGTGAGACTGCTGCTAGAGTGGTGATACTGGTGCTAGAGTGGTGAGACTGCTGCTAGAGTGGTGCTATTGGTCCCTATAGATACTGCTGCTAGAGTGGTGATACTGGTGCTAGAGTGGTGATACTGGTGCTAGAGTGGTGATACTGGTGCTAGAGTGGTGATACTGGTGCTAGAGTGGTGATACTGGTGCTAGAGTGGTGATACTGGTGCTAGAGTGGTGATACTGGTGCTAGAGTGGTGATACTGGTCCCTATAGATACTGCTGCTAGAGTGGTGATACTGCTGCTAGAGTGCTACTAGTTGGCAAGCTTTTAAACTGCAGTTTGTAACTACCATGAACTCCAAATTTAGCCAAGAATATGCCAAAGAAGGTTTCAAGACACTTAGGGACTTTGAAATTGAAAGTGGGTAGTTTAGTAGAATTGTAGAAGGGCTAGTAGTAGAAAATAGTAGTATTTTCTACTACTATTACAAAAATTGTCAAAGTGAATTTGACAGTAGAAATTGTCAGAAGTGAAACTGTAGAAATTGTCCGTCCTTTCAATGCATTTTTTAAAACAAATATATCAAACCTATATTTAGAACAGTCCAATAAAAAACTACATAGAAAATGCGATTACAAGAAATATTTAGTTAAGTACAAATAAATAGTTACAGCATAGactgaaatataaaataatatattaggAAATATGAGTCATATATTGCCTGAAATTAAAGCAAATATGAAGGATTTACAATAGTAATGATACAGTCTTCGTTAATATATACTTTGCACTTTTGTTTACTTATTATCTACGaaattaaaagtaattattagtgttaataattattaattataaatgCATTAACCCCCATTGCTAATCAGTGTTAAAAATCTttcttcaatttcaatttcttcatgTCCTCTTTTATAAAGAGGACACGAAGAATGTCCTTTGGCCTATGTCATCTTTTATAAAGAGGACATGAAGAATGTCCTTTGGCCTATGTCCTCTTTTATAAAGAGGACATAGGCCAAAGTTACAGTAGACTCAGTATACTGTACACCGAGAGACAGTTTACAACTCTCTGTGTCACCTAGTGTTGCCCTTACGACGCTATCATATTAATGTCTAAGATGCAGAATCTGAAGTGTTGTAATCTAAGACGACAAGGCTCAGCACTACAAGGTGACTACAGAGGCCTTTGAAGCCCAGAGCGCGTGCAAGTTGTCTGGGAGTTGGAAGCCTCTTAAGGTGAGGGTGAAGTAATTCCTGCCTGCTGACGTGTGTGTCTCACCGCCTTCAGCTGCCTCGCCTTACTCcttactctcatcccagctaaacgTCTTGGTATCTTGGCTGTATTTTACTGCGTCTTGTATATGAACACAATgaggacgaggagtcacaataacgtggctcaaaTATGTtcaccaaactacacactagaaagtgaagggacgacaatcgacttgag is a genomic window of Procambarus clarkii isolate CNS0578487 chromosome 8, FALCON_Pclarkii_2.0, whole genome shotgun sequence containing:
- the LOC123759614 gene encoding salivary peroxidase/catechol oxidase isoform X2, which gives rise to MNLSALVLQQRLALVLSFAAMVSILISTGLDATQLDPPLEPPANHSLLTLMALPWPRRDEHWYTRRWQRSRTMTPDDPNKKQYADDPLIPDDPDGEEWTIPDHSTFPGHDNWNWNRRPTKLPNWSSEDVRMSLAHGSTKEQEKALVEEDLAKRNLSLVPGSPAYKHQHSFKKTDPLATKMARLGYLMEQATSNFKDRMNLTREAAALDTQWVGDMSSTPYCEKDLERPLPAPCTPSKYRSVDGTCNNLKNPTWGASFTPFRRALPPEYGDGVSSFRMASDGRELPSARLISTTVHINKLAESQSYTVLATTWGQFVDHDITLTALSKGSGGQSIPCCSEQVLQLPSLLHPECAPISIPADDLFFSAFSQTCMEFTRSAPAPKCHFGPREQLNQQTAFLDGSVIYGANDQQLGALRTFQDGLLRSQVTLDGRELLPPSKEPQDGCNTQDQYSYDRFCFTSGDARVNEQILLTTLHTVWARHHNTLAIELKDLNPDWDDERLFQESRRIVVAQLQHITYNEYVPSLLGPNFMKYLELSPQSEGTQVTDYDELVHPGIANEFAAAAFRFGHSQIQGLVQNIDGAGKNIQFLQLNTLLFQPFALYDEGSMANLVRGETSQSAAAVDTFFSTQVSGKLFRGTDHFGLDLVSLNIQRGRDHGVGGYNRWRMYCGLQPASNFSDLAPDMDSGALQSIAAVYSHVDDIDFFTGGLAERPIKDGLVGPTFACIIADQFLRLKKGDRYWYETTTQPQAFTKEQLAEIHKVSLARILCDNIPELGSIQRWPLRQYATGNPRLPCSSSSIPRVNLDSWEEDDIL
- the LOC123759614 gene encoding salivary peroxidase/catechol oxidase isoform X1, whose product is MSTGAYSEIPGVYSEAPRPLAAARRALRSYRYCIFASMMLALVLSFAAMVSILISTGLDATQLDPPLEPPANHSLLTLMALPWPRRDEHWYTRRWQRSRTMTPDDPNKKQYADDPLIPDDPDGEEWTIPDHSTFPGHDNWNWNRRPTKLPNWSSEDVRMSLAHGSTKEQEKALVEEDLAKRNLSLVPGSPAYKHQHSFKKTDPLATKMARLGYLMEQATSNFKDRMNLTREAAALDTQWVGDMSSTPYCEKDLERPLPAPCTPSKYRSVDGTCNNLKNPTWGASFTPFRRALPPEYGDGVSSFRMASDGRELPSARLISTTVHINKLAESQSYTVLATTWGQFVDHDITLTALSKGSGGQSIPCCSEQVLQLPSLLHPECAPISIPADDLFFSAFSQTCMEFTRSAPAPKCHFGPREQLNQQTAFLDGSVIYGANDQQLGALRTFQDGLLRSQVTLDGRELLPPSKEPQDGCNTQDQYSYDRFCFTSGDARVNEQILLTTLHTVWARHHNTLAIELKDLNPDWDDERLFQESRRIVVAQLQHITYNEYVPSLLGPNFMKYLELSPQSEGTQVTDYDELVHPGIANEFAAAAFRFGHSQIQGLVQNIDGAGKNIQFLQLNTLLFQPFALYDEGSMANLVRGETSQSAAAVDTFFSTQVSGKLFRGTDHFGLDLVSLNIQRGRDHGVGGYNRWRMYCGLQPASNFSDLAPDMDSGALQSIAAVYSHVDDIDFFTGGLAERPIKDGLVGPTFACIIADQFLRLKKGDRYWYETTTQPQAFTKEQLAEIHKVSLARILCDNIPELGSIQRWPLRQYATGNPRLPCSSSSIPRVNLDSWEEDDIL